A DNA window from Maribellus comscasis contains the following coding sequences:
- a CDS encoding VOC family protein → MRKLISWVEIPATDFERAVEFYRSVLKTDLQVIDCGFEKMACFPNGEGAISLTPGFNPGKDGALVSFNLEKDLDGAIKRVKENNGTIVQTKTKIEAEGRGYFALFIDSEGNKAGLYGDE, encoded by the coding sequence ATGAGAAAATTAATTTCCTGGGTAGAAATCCCGGCAACAGATTTTGAGAGAGCTGTAGAATTTTATCGTTCTGTATTAAAAACTGACCTGCAGGTGATTGACTGCGGTTTTGAAAAAATGGCATGTTTCCCCAACGGAGAAGGTGCAATTTCATTGACCCCCGGTTTTAATCCCGGCAAAGACGGGGCATTGGTGAGTTTTAACCTTGAAAAGGATTTGGATGGAGCCATTAAAAGAGTAAAGGAAAATAACGGGACAATTGTACAGACTAAAACCAAAATTGAAGCCGAAGGACGAGGGTATTTTGCCTTATTTATTGATAGCGAAGGAAACAAGGCCGGTTTGTATGGCGATGAATAA
- a CDS encoding MBL fold metallo-hydrolase translates to MKLTVLTENVAGGSFLAEHGISYLLEIDGEKILWDTGHSDVFLKNAEKLGINIHSEIKKVVLSHGHWDHVDGLQHLENKILITHPSSFINRFRKTDHSPVGFTFTREKITEKFELIETTSPLKITENLWFLGEIPRENDFESQTTSFKDEFGNDDFIPDDSALAAVINNKLLVITGCSHSGICNIVEYAKKVTGISSVDTVIGGFHLKHNNLQTQKTIEYFKKNAVKNVCPSHCTDLPALAAFFENFKFQQVKTGMIFIF, encoded by the coding sequence ATGAAACTCACCGTACTTACCGAAAATGTTGCCGGCGGTTCTTTTCTCGCAGAACATGGAATCTCCTACCTCCTTGAAATTGACGGGGAAAAAATATTATGGGATACCGGTCATTCAGATGTGTTTCTGAAAAACGCTGAAAAGCTGGGTATAAATATTCATTCAGAAATAAAAAAAGTGGTTTTAAGCCACGGCCACTGGGATCATGTTGATGGTTTGCAACATTTGGAAAACAAAATACTTATTACACATCCTTCGTCCTTTATCAACCGCTTTCGAAAAACAGACCACTCCCCTGTTGGATTTACATTCACCAGGGAAAAAATTACGGAGAAATTTGAGTTGATAGAAACGACATCTCCGCTAAAAATCACTGAGAATCTCTGGTTTCTGGGTGAAATTCCGCGGGAAAATGATTTTGAATCGCAAACCACTTCTTTTAAGGACGAATTTGGAAACGACGATTTTATTCCAGATGATTCTGCTTTGGCAGCAGTAATTAACAACAAGCTGCTTGTAATAACAGGTTGTTCCCATTCCGGAATTTGCAACATTGTGGAATATGCAAAAAAAGTCACAGGCATTTCGTCGGTCGATACCGTTATCGGTGGTTTTCATTTAAAACACAACAACCTGCAAACACAAAAAACGATTGAATATTTCAAAAAAAATGCAGTAAAAAATGTCTGTCCTTCTCACTGCACTGATTTGCCGGCGTTGGCTGCTTTTTTTGAAAATTTTAAATTTCAGCAGGTAAAAACCGGTATGATATTTATCTTTTAA
- a CDS encoding alpha/beta hydrolase, whose protein sequence is MKKILLSVVVLFYVVTSGAQSGKVIESLQFKSNLVDYPVEYSIYLPPDYETSERSYPVLYLLHGYSDDETGWIQFGEANRIADQGIENGDFPPCIIVMPDGKVTWYCNSVDGKDPWEDMFIQEFIPFIEKEYRIRPKKEFRAVAGLSMGGYGALKLAMRHTDLFSNCVAMSSGTFTDEEMLGRDQYDRYFGSIYGPKKKDDLGEHWKANSPLYLAESVDAERLKSVRFYIDCGDDDFLYKGNAALHVKMRDLGIPHEYRVRNGGHEWGYWRTGLFDGLVFISKTFHR, encoded by the coding sequence ATGAAGAAAATCTTATTATCTGTTGTTGTCTTGTTTTACGTTGTTACTTCCGGAGCCCAGAGTGGGAAAGTAATAGAATCACTTCAGTTTAAAAGTAACCTGGTCGATTACCCGGTGGAGTATTCCATATACCTCCCACCTGATTATGAAACTTCAGAAAGAAGTTACCCGGTTTTGTATTTGCTGCACGGATATTCCGACGATGAAACAGGCTGGATTCAGTTTGGGGAGGCCAACCGTATTGCTGACCAGGGAATAGAAAATGGTGATTTTCCTCCCTGTATTATTGTAATGCCCGATGGAAAAGTGACCTGGTATTGCAACAGTGTTGATGGAAAAGATCCCTGGGAAGACATGTTTATTCAGGAATTTATTCCGTTTATTGAAAAGGAATACCGTATTCGCCCTAAAAAGGAGTTTCGTGCCGTTGCAGGGCTGTCAATGGGAGGATACGGAGCCTTAAAACTGGCAATGCGTCACACCGACTTATTTTCAAACTGTGTGGCCATGAGTTCAGGAACTTTCACTGATGAAGAGATGCTGGGAAGAGACCAGTATGACCGGTATTTTGGGAGCATTTACGGTCCGAAAAAGAAAGATGATTTGGGCGAACACTGGAAAGCCAATAGTCCGCTTTACCTGGCTGAATCAGTGGATGCTGAAAGATTGAAGTCCGTACGCTTTTATATTGATTGTGGCGACGACGATTTTTTGTACAAAGGAAATGCTGCGCTGCATGTCAAAATGAGAGATTTGGGTATTCCCCACGAGTACCGTGTACGAAACGGCGGACATGAATGGGGCTACTGGCGTACCGGATTATTTGACGGGCTGGTATTTATTTCAAAAACTTTTCACCGGTAA
- a CDS encoding sulfatase-like hydrolase/transferase: protein MKTYHPFYILLFVLSFVFSSCKKEKEKLPNIVLIMADDMGYECLGCNGSTEYKTPALDRLATNGIRFENCYSQPLCTPSRVKIMTGKYNYRNYEDFGYLNPNQITFGNILKKAGYSTCIAGKWQLNGLNRNNPGNQDITRPNHFGFDEYCLWQLNHTRAEGERYANALITQNGVDLSCDVTACYGPQVFADFVCDFIDRKAKAPFFIYYPMVLVHDPFVPTPDSPEWSDPGRRYEKDTAYYADMMNFTDKIVLQIESKLKEKGIWDNTLFIFTADNGTNRAVISETSYATVKGGKGLSVNTGNHVPLIVSWPEKTKGNGTVGNIISFADFLPTFCDAAGVEPSKYKTDGESFYSLLTGEDTEKQNEIFIHYSPRWGTFSHDRWVMDGTYKLYKDGRFFNTSLDTLEKNPLLGITREERDLKNRFEKILLEKENEIPFVLNDTTFNITY from the coding sequence ATGAAAACGTATCATCCGTTTTATATCCTGTTGTTTGTTTTGTCTTTTGTTTTTTCTTCCTGTAAAAAAGAAAAGGAGAAATTGCCCAATATTGTACTGATTATGGCAGATGACATGGGATATGAATGTTTGGGATGCAATGGAAGCACTGAGTACAAAACTCCGGCACTTGATCGTCTGGCGACCAATGGGATTCGTTTCGAAAATTGTTATTCACAACCCTTGTGTACGCCATCGAGAGTAAAAATTATGACAGGGAAATACAACTATCGGAATTATGAAGATTTTGGTTATTTAAATCCCAACCAGATAACTTTTGGAAATATATTAAAAAAAGCCGGTTATTCTACCTGTATTGCCGGGAAGTGGCAACTGAACGGACTAAACCGAAATAATCCGGGGAATCAGGATATAACCCGGCCCAACCATTTTGGCTTTGACGAGTATTGTTTGTGGCAGTTAAATCATACGCGTGCGGAGGGGGAGCGCTATGCAAATGCCCTGATAACACAAAACGGAGTGGATTTGTCGTGTGATGTCACTGCCTGCTACGGCCCACAGGTATTTGCAGATTTTGTTTGTGATTTTATTGACAGGAAAGCAAAAGCGCCTTTTTTTATTTATTATCCGATGGTACTGGTGCATGATCCTTTTGTGCCCACTCCCGACTCTCCGGAATGGAGCGACCCCGGCCGGCGCTATGAAAAGGATACAGCCTACTATGCAGACATGATGAATTTTACCGACAAAATTGTACTTCAAATAGAATCAAAACTCAAAGAAAAAGGAATTTGGGACAACACGCTGTTTATCTTTACGGCGGATAACGGAACCAACAGGGCAGTAATTTCAGAAACCAGCTATGCAACCGTAAAAGGAGGAAAAGGGCTTTCAGTAAACACCGGAAATCATGTCCCGCTGATTGTTTCCTGGCCTGAAAAAACGAAGGGAAACGGTACCGTTGGTAATATCATCTCCTTTGCCGATTTTTTACCAACTTTTTGTGATGCTGCCGGCGTGGAGCCTTCAAAATATAAAACCGACGGAGAAAGTTTTTATTCGCTCCTTACCGGAGAGGACACGGAGAAACAAAATGAAATTTTTATTCACTATTCGCCACGTTGGGGAACTTTTAGCCACGACCGCTGGGTAATGGATGGCACCTATAAATTGTATAAGGACGGACGTTTTTTTAATACATCGCTTGACACATTGGAAAAAAATCCGCTTCTGGGTATCACCCGGGAAGAGCGGGATTTGAAAAACAGATTTGAAAAAATCCTCCTTGAAAAAGAAAATGAAATTCCTTTCGTTTTAAACGATACAACTTTTAATATTACGTATTGA
- a CDS encoding sulfatase, producing MKLKIGAIFLFVFIVFFSLAQNAQKPNVLFIAVDDLRPELGCYGQTQIQSPNIDKLAESGLMFNRSYCNIPVCGASRASILSGIRPNRQRFLNYSCWQDQDVPGVVGLPMHFKNNGYYTVSLGKIYHHITDGKGSWSETPWFPEGDWQGWQAYVLPESHKQIKPRPNGSGINGPSFESPDAPDHIYPDGMIAEEAIRQLNELEKKKEPFFLAVGFLKPHLPFNAPKKYWELYDFDNIKLPEYMQKPENAPDVCMHNFGELRNYTDVPDQGSMEEEFMRKLIHGYYACVSYTDAQIGKVLDELENLGLAENTIVILWGDHGWHLGEHGLWCKHCNFEKVLHTPVIVRAPDKKQNIKTDALVEYVDIYPSLCELAGLEKPFHLQGKSFVPLMKNPDQPWKEEVYCRWIKGETLVTQTHTYTEWFDDSGKVSDRMLYDLTTDAEETVNISENKENKTLVQQLSEKIKKHIAKRDEIIIP from the coding sequence ATGAAACTGAAAATCGGAGCTATTTTTCTGTTTGTTTTTATTGTTTTCTTTTCATTGGCGCAAAATGCTCAAAAGCCCAATGTACTTTTTATTGCTGTCGATGATCTTCGTCCTGAATTAGGATGTTACGGGCAAACACAGATTCAATCACCCAACATTGATAAATTGGCCGAATCAGGATTAATGTTTAACCGGTCTTATTGTAATATCCCGGTTTGCGGTGCCTCACGTGCAAGCATATTATCGGGGATTCGCCCCAACAGGCAGCGTTTTTTGAATTATAGCTGCTGGCAGGATCAGGATGTTCCGGGTGTGGTAGGTCTGCCGATGCATTTTAAAAACAACGGGTATTACACGGTTTCTCTTGGGAAAATTTATCATCATATTACCGACGGAAAAGGAAGCTGGTCGGAAACACCGTGGTTTCCCGAAGGCGACTGGCAGGGCTGGCAAGCCTATGTATTGCCGGAGTCGCATAAACAAATTAAACCACGCCCCAACGGAAGCGGAATTAACGGTCCGTCGTTTGAAAGTCCGGATGCACCCGACCATATTTATCCGGATGGAATGATTGCCGAAGAGGCCATCCGTCAGTTAAATGAACTGGAGAAGAAAAAGGAACCTTTTTTTCTGGCAGTGGGATTTCTAAAACCACATCTTCCTTTTAATGCGCCAAAAAAATACTGGGAGTTGTATGATTTTGATAATATAAAATTACCGGAGTACATGCAAAAACCTGAAAATGCACCGGATGTCTGTATGCATAATTTTGGAGAGTTGCGAAATTATACCGATGTTCCGGATCAGGGGTCGATGGAGGAAGAATTTATGCGAAAGCTTATTCACGGTTATTATGCCTGTGTGAGTTATACCGATGCTCAAATTGGAAAAGTCCTGGATGAACTGGAAAATCTGGGTCTTGCCGAAAATACCATTGTTATCTTGTGGGGCGATCATGGCTGGCATCTGGGCGAACACGGCCTGTGGTGTAAACATTGTAATTTTGAAAAAGTACTGCATACTCCGGTTATTGTAAGAGCGCCGGACAAAAAGCAAAATATAAAAACAGATGCATTGGTGGAATATGTTGATATCTATCCATCATTGTGTGAACTGGCAGGTTTGGAAAAACCGTTTCATCTGCAGGGAAAAAGTTTTGTTCCCCTGATGAAGAACCCGGATCAGCCCTGGAAAGAGGAAGTCTATTGTCGCTGGATTAAAGGAGAAACTCTTGTTACGCAAACCCATACCTATACCGAATGGTTTGATGATTCAGGCAAAGTGAGCGACCGTATGCTTTATGATTTGACGACAGATGCTGAAGAAACGGTAAATATTTCAGAAAATAAGGAGAATAAAACACTGGTTCAGCAACTCTCCGAAAAAATAAAAAAACACATTGCAAAACGCGATGAAATAATTATCCCGTAG
- a CDS encoding AraC family transcriptional regulator: MEYSIAKPSVLLSKFIKHYWAIENCFPGFVQHTQRIVPNGLPELIFYLGDRPVATDTARSINENALVSGHMRGFYDINVSGKLSVFSILFKPQGLRMFFDIPLNELYNHHVPLRYLFKHDAVELESKLFEAGSFSERIKIIENYLLKILKKSAAKYEYKRIDHCVNLINQKRAVVHVDFLASEACLSRKQFERTFLYYVGTSPKQFLKTIRFQSSIDKKSRNKSANLTDLTYSCGYYDQSHMINDFQKLTGMTPKQYFNECEPYSDYFQ, translated from the coding sequence ATGGAGTACAGTATTGCTAAACCCTCGGTGTTGTTGTCGAAGTTCATAAAACATTACTGGGCGATTGAAAACTGCTTTCCCGGTTTTGTGCAGCATACGCAACGGATTGTGCCCAACGGGTTGCCGGAACTTATTTTCTATCTGGGTGACAGGCCGGTTGCAACCGATACTGCCCGGTCGATCAATGAAAATGCACTTGTAAGCGGGCACATGCGGGGATTTTATGACATTAATGTTTCGGGGAAATTATCCGTGTTTTCAATATTGTTTAAACCACAGGGTTTGCGTATGTTTTTCGATATTCCCTTAAATGAGCTTTACAATCACCACGTTCCGCTCAGGTACCTGTTTAAACATGATGCAGTAGAACTTGAGTCAAAACTATTTGAAGCTGGTTCGTTTTCAGAGCGAATAAAAATTATCGAGAATTATCTTTTAAAGATTCTGAAAAAAAGTGCTGCAAAATATGAATATAAACGGATTGACCACTGCGTTAATTTAATCAATCAAAAGCGGGCTGTGGTTCATGTCGATTTTCTTGCGTCAGAAGCCTGTTTGAGCCGCAAACAATTTGAAAGGACTTTTTTATATTATGTCGGAACTTCTCCTAAACAGTTTTTAAAAACCATTCGTTTTCAGAGTTCCATTGATAAAAAATCCCGGAATAAATCTGCAAATTTAACCGACCTGACATATAGTTGCGGATACTATGACCAATCGCATATGATAAATGACTTTCAAAAACTAACCGGGATGACACCCAAGCAGTATTTCAATGAATGTGAACCGTATTCAGACTATTTTCAGTAG
- a CDS encoding glycosyl hydrolase, with protein MKKILPVFILITILLSCGKENNKEPEKINSFRKMKKEFQNPSAGYRTAPFWVWNSKITKQDIDKTLEEYKNKGLGGVFIHPRYGLITEYLSEEWWELVEYSLQKAGELDLKIWIYDENSFPSGFAGGHVAAEMPESNSEGIRLKSHFMDVLELPENARVKHVFKKEASLWKEITEISGNEKGREGEYCVLILEDYEKSKWFGGYSYVDLLKPGVTEKFIEITMPGYEQTLGREFGKRVPGIFTDEPNTNTRSHGTIRYTPDLYEQFEKRWGYKLEPHLMSLITETGDWKKVRHDYQSVILQLFIDRWSKPWYKYTEENNLAWTGHYWEHGWPSPQEGPDNMAMYAWHQQPAIDMLFNAEELRPDQFGNVRNVKELSSVANQFGRHRTLSETYGAAGWELTFFDMKRLGDWEYVLGVNFMNQHLAYVSLVGDRKHDFPQSFGTHSPYWGVYKYLADYFARLSVALSSGVQNNKIVVIEPTTTAWMYYNPQGENNKLQEIKTKFEPFLDQLERWQVEYDLGCEDIINRHGEIVGNNFVINQAEYEIVILPPGLENLDKSTFHLLQEFAKNGGEIIQLGNLQFVDGEKASFDDLQKNENWKNVKSLNLSFFADLAKNENIQFEHPDSIAGKVFHQRRELKDGQLLFISNFDKNETAEVNLKMKGKGVVCLHTENGKTENYIFEREGGNVHFSATLPPAGSRLFFISKSGKKSPEPKEEREMELYDAGEMTIKPVTQNILNIDYVELTLDTFDAEPMYFYEAANKIWQHHGYPDNPWVSSSQFKTELVDADTFGAGSGFTVCYPFTVDSAFSSKKIQLVVEQPWLYKILINGKPVTELEDKNWMDKDFRLFEIGNLIQVGRNEVVLTASPFSVYCELEPVYLLGDFAVVPTSNGWVLENSLELKLGQWKNQGMPFYGQTIAYSKKVQLKLETDFLVELNAWEGTVAEILVDEDHQGILYKKPYKMKVTVPYGIHNIKVKITGSNKNTFGPHHNFTTPGLVTPWSFKTAPEVQPSGNEYDLLNYGLMEDFEIYKYAEKEIDY; from the coding sequence ATGAAAAAGATTTTACCTGTTTTTATCCTGATTACCATTTTGTTGTCTTGTGGAAAAGAGAACAATAAAGAACCGGAGAAAATTAACAGCTTCCGAAAGATGAAAAAGGAGTTTCAGAATCCATCTGCCGGATATCGAACCGCTCCCTTTTGGGTATGGAATTCAAAAATAACAAAACAGGATATTGATAAAACACTGGAAGAATATAAAAATAAAGGGCTTGGCGGTGTTTTTATTCACCCGCGCTATGGATTAATTACAGAGTACTTGTCGGAAGAATGGTGGGAGTTGGTGGAGTATTCGCTTCAAAAAGCCGGGGAATTGGATTTAAAAATCTGGATTTATGATGAAAATTCATTTCCAAGTGGTTTTGCCGGTGGGCATGTTGCGGCTGAAATGCCCGAATCAAACAGTGAAGGGATTCGGCTAAAGTCTCATTTTATGGATGTATTGGAGCTTCCTGAAAATGCCAGGGTGAAACATGTATTTAAGAAAGAAGCGAGCCTATGGAAGGAAATAACAGAAATAAGCGGCAATGAGAAAGGCAGGGAAGGGGAGTATTGTGTTTTGATTTTGGAAGATTATGAAAAATCAAAGTGGTTTGGCGGCTATTCTTATGTTGATTTGTTGAAACCGGGTGTTACTGAAAAGTTTATCGAGATAACCATGCCGGGCTATGAGCAAACCCTTGGCAGGGAATTTGGAAAACGTGTCCCCGGCATTTTTACCGATGAACCAAATACAAACACCCGAAGCCATGGAACAATCCGGTACACACCTGATTTATATGAGCAATTTGAAAAACGATGGGGATATAAACTGGAGCCTCATTTGATGTCGCTGATAACAGAAACCGGTGACTGGAAAAAAGTGAGACACGATTATCAATCTGTTATTTTACAGTTGTTTATCGATCGCTGGTCGAAACCCTGGTACAAATACACCGAAGAAAATAATCTGGCCTGGACCGGGCACTACTGGGAACATGGCTGGCCAAGTCCGCAGGAAGGACCGGATAACATGGCGATGTATGCCTGGCATCAGCAACCCGCAATTGACATGCTTTTTAATGCAGAAGAACTTCGTCCGGACCAGTTTGGGAATGTTCGAAATGTAAAAGAGCTTTCATCGGTGGCTAATCAGTTTGGCCGGCACCGCACATTAAGCGAAACATATGGCGCTGCAGGGTGGGAATTGACTTTCTTTGATATGAAACGTTTGGGGGACTGGGAGTATGTTTTGGGAGTCAATTTTATGAATCAGCATCTTGCATACGTCTCTTTGGTGGGCGACAGAAAGCACGATTTTCCGCAGTCCTTTGGAACACACAGTCCTTACTGGGGTGTGTACAAATATCTCGCTGATTATTTTGCCCGTTTGTCAGTGGCACTTTCCTCTGGTGTTCAAAACAATAAAATAGTAGTGATTGAGCCAACCACCACAGCCTGGATGTATTACAATCCGCAGGGAGAGAATAACAAATTGCAGGAGATAAAAACAAAATTTGAGCCCTTTTTGGACCAATTGGAGCGCTGGCAGGTGGAATACGATTTGGGGTGCGAAGACATTATCAACCGCCATGGTGAAATAGTGGGTAACAATTTTGTGATTAATCAGGCAGAATACGAAATCGTTATTTTACCACCAGGACTGGAGAATTTGGATAAATCAACTTTTCACCTGTTGCAGGAATTTGCCAAAAATGGAGGAGAAATCATTCAATTGGGGAATCTTCAGTTTGTTGACGGAGAAAAGGCTTCTTTTGATGATCTGCAAAAGAATGAAAACTGGAAAAATGTAAAGTCCCTGAATCTTTCCTTTTTTGCGGATCTGGCAAAAAATGAAAATATTCAATTTGAGCATCCGGATTCGATCGCCGGAAAGGTTTTTCATCAGCGAAGAGAATTAAAAGACGGACAGCTGCTTTTTATTTCCAATTTTGATAAAAACGAAACAGCGGAAGTCAATTTGAAAATGAAAGGAAAAGGTGTCGTTTGTTTACATACGGAAAACGGAAAAACAGAAAATTATATTTTTGAACGCGAAGGCGGTAATGTACATTTTTCAGCGACTCTGCCTCCTGCCGGAAGCCGTTTGTTTTTTATTTCAAAGTCAGGTAAAAAAAGCCCTGAACCAAAAGAGGAACGGGAAATGGAACTTTACGACGCAGGGGAAATGACCATAAAACCGGTGACACAAAATATACTGAACATCGATTATGTGGAACTAACTCTGGATACTTTTGACGCCGAACCGATGTATTTTTACGAAGCGGCCAACAAAATATGGCAACATCACGGTTACCCTGATAATCCATGGGTTTCGTCAAGTCAGTTTAAAACAGAACTGGTTGATGCCGATACTTTTGGCGCAGGCAGCGGATTTACAGTTTGTTATCCTTTTACTGTTGATTCAGCCTTTTCATCAAAGAAAATTCAGCTTGTGGTGGAACAGCCCTGGTTGTATAAAATTTTGATCAATGGAAAACCGGTAACAGAACTGGAAGACAAAAACTGGATGGATAAAGATTTCCGTTTATTTGAAATCGGTAATTTGATTCAGGTGGGTCGAAATGAAGTGGTTTTAACGGCTTCTCCTTTTTCTGTTTATTGTGAACTGGAACCGGTTTATTTACTGGGCGATTTTGCTGTTGTTCCTACCAGCAACGGTTGGGTGCTAGAGAATTCTCTGGAATTGAAGTTAGGCCAGTGGAAAAACCAGGGAATGCCTTTTTACGGGCAAACCATAGCCTATTCAAAAAAGGTTCAGTTAAAACTGGAAACCGATTTTTTGGTGGAGTTAAATGCCTGGGAAGGAACCGTTGCCGAGATATTGGTGGATGAGGATCATCAGGGTATTTTGTATAAAAAACCTTATAAAATGAAAGTTACCGTGCCGTATGGAATTCACAATATTAAAGTGAAAATTACAGGTAGCAATAAAAATACATTTGGCCCGCACCATAACTTCACTACTCCGGGCCTGGTTACACCGTGGAGTTTTAAAACTGCGCCTGAAGTTCAGCCTTCCGGAAATGAATATGATCTGTTAAATTATGGTTTGATGGAGGACTTTGAAATTTATAAATATGCAGAAAAAGAAATTGATTATTAA
- a CDS encoding GMC oxidoreductase, with protein MKKKYDYIVIGSGFGGSVSSLRLAEKGYSVLTIEKGKRFLPDDFPKTNWDLKKYLWLPQLGFLGLQKLDIYKHAFILSGTGVGGGSLVYANTLMYPHDDFFRNKQWAAFNDWKKELAPFYDKAGFMLGRTKFDKQNAEDKILHDVAKDLGKEDSFDNVYVAVYFNEDDRPQDPYFNGEGPLRKPCTNCAGCMVGCRENAKNTLDKNYLWFAEKKGVDILSETNVWKIEFVNGEYLVYTQKTAGIFPSKSRIFHSKGLIVSGGVLGTLKLLLNQKHIYKTLPDLSDKLGESVRTNSETICTATLSDRKLNNSIAISSIFKPDKDTSVEIVKYPNKSNVMRSLLSIATDKQGSNLARVFHFLGKIVSRPGLFFKMFFNRHWAENTIIFLVMQTVDTKMRFVLKKWPFRKKLTLQNNGEENVQAYLPVGQDIMHRYAKKANAHSQNSAAEILMNVPSTAHILGGVPMGTCAKNGVINSDFAVHNYPNMFILDGSVVQGNPGVNPSFTITALAEYAMSKVSEKPVSK; from the coding sequence GTGAAAAAGAAATACGATTACATTGTCATTGGGTCCGGTTTTGGAGGAAGTGTTTCTTCATTGCGGCTCGCCGAAAAAGGATACTCGGTTTTAACCATCGAGAAAGGGAAACGTTTTCTCCCTGACGATTTTCCAAAAACCAACTGGGATTTAAAAAAATATTTGTGGCTGCCGCAACTTGGTTTCCTGGGACTTCAAAAACTGGACATATACAAACATGCCTTTATTCTGAGTGGAACGGGTGTTGGAGGGGGCAGCCTGGTCTATGCAAACACCTTAATGTATCCGCATGATGATTTTTTCAGGAATAAACAGTGGGCAGCTTTTAACGACTGGAAAAAAGAGTTGGCTCCGTTTTACGACAAAGCCGGTTTTATGCTCGGGCGCACCAAGTTTGACAAACAAAATGCCGAAGACAAAATTCTGCATGATGTTGCCAAAGATTTAGGTAAGGAAGACTCATTCGACAATGTATATGTGGCTGTTTATTTTAACGAAGACGACAGGCCACAGGACCCGTATTTTAACGGAGAAGGCCCTTTGAGAAAACCGTGTACCAACTGTGCGGGCTGTATGGTGGGATGCCGGGAAAATGCTAAAAATACACTTGACAAAAATTATCTTTGGTTTGCAGAGAAAAAGGGTGTTGATATTCTTTCGGAAACCAATGTATGGAAGATTGAATTTGTAAACGGAGAATATCTGGTTTATACCCAAAAAACGGCAGGAATTTTTCCCTCAAAAAGCCGGATTTTCCATTCCAAAGGACTTATTGTTTCAGGCGGAGTTCTGGGAACATTAAAATTGCTGCTTAACCAAAAACATATATACAAAACGCTACCCGATCTTTCTGACAAACTAGGCGAATCTGTACGCACCAATTCGGAAACAATTTGCACCGCTACGCTTTCCGACCGCAAACTAAACAACAGCATTGCCATCAGTTCCATATTTAAACCCGATAAAGATACTTCGGTTGAAATTGTCAAATACCCGAACAAATCAAATGTAATGCGGAGTTTACTTTCCATTGCAACCGATAAACAGGGTTCAAACCTAGCACGGGTGTTTCATTTTTTGGGAAAAATAGTTTCGCGGCCGGGTTTGTTTTTTAAAATGTTCTTTAACCGCCATTGGGCAGAAAACACCATTATTTTTTTGGTGATGCAGACAGTGGACACTAAAATGCGTTTTGTTTTGAAAAAATGGCCTTTCCGTAAAAAACTGACATTACAAAACAACGGAGAAGAAAACGTACAGGCCTACCTGCCGGTTGGACAGGACATTATGCACCGCTACGCAAAAAAAGCGAATGCACATTCGCAAAACTCAGCTGCGGAAATTCTGATGAATGTCCCGTCAACTGCACATATTCTTGGTGGTGTTCCAATGGGAACCTGTGCCAAAAACGGAGTTATCAATTCAGATTTTGCTGTGCACAACTACCCCAATATGTTTATTCTGGACGGTTCAGTGGTTCAGGGAAATCCCGGAGTAAATCCGAGTTTTACGATTACAGCACTGGCAGAATATGCCATGAGTAAAGTATCGGAAAAACCAGTAAGTAAATAA